Proteins from one Neodiprion fabricii isolate iyNeoFabr1 chromosome 5, iyNeoFabr1.1, whole genome shotgun sequence genomic window:
- the LOC124182313 gene encoding cyclin-K produces MPCWYYEKKELRNTPSIQDGIDYETECRYRKEGARFIIDTGTKMDLGYNTMATGVVYFHRFYMFHSFKNFPRYVTACCCLFLAGKVEETPKKCKDIIKTAKTLLSDQKFLTFGEDPKEEVMTLERILLQTIKFDLQVEHPYSYLLKYAKCLKGDKNKLQKMVQMAWTFVNDSLCTTLSLQWEPEIIAVALMYLAGKLSKFEVVDWNGRLPKHLRWWDMFVEDVTMDLLEDICHQVLDLYSQANNAKAPDSPPLVSTHEGNREWATIPTANDVAASAPATPNKISKIEVTSSAVNGSSNADATDGSKPVEIPAHFPPYPATFTPSSTAYPPVFPPTNISVPPPSVTAINHIVSAMHPFNSSGAIRPPAPALAPPTFQPFPYPAATTYFQPGNPAPPSTTQRAYYPP; encoded by the exons ATGCCGTGCTGGTACTACGAGAAAAAAGAGCTCCGCAATACACCATCGATTCAGGATGGTATCGACTACGAGACAGAGTGTCGATACCGCAAGGAAGGCGCTAGGTTCATTATTGACACTGGAACGAAGATGGACCTTGGATATAACACTATGGCGACCGGTGTTGTGTACTTTCACAGATTCTACATGTTTCACTCGTTTAAGAATTTTCCTAGATAT GTCACAGCCTGTTGCTGCTTATTTCTTGCCGGAAAGGTTGAAGAAACACCTAAAAAATGCAAAGACATTATAAAAACTGCTAAGACGTTACTTAGTGATCAAAAGTTTCTGACTTTTGGAGAAGATCCAAAG GAGGAAGTGATGACGCTGGAACGGATTCTTTTACAAACAATCAAATTCGACTTGCAAGTCGAACACCCGTATAGCTACCTATTGAAATATGCAAAGTGTCTGAAAG GTGATAAGAACAAACTACAAAAAATGGTGCAAATGGCGTGGACGTTTGTAAATGACAG CCTCTGTACTACACTCTCCTTGCAATGGGAACCGGAAATCATAGCTGTTGCTCTCATGTACCTTGCTGGTAAATTGAGCAAATTCGAAGTTGTCGACTGGAACGGAAGGCTCCCGAAGCATCTCAGATGGTGGGACATGTTCGTCGAAGACGTGACCATGGATTTACTTGAAG ATATTTGCCATCAAGTTTTAGACCTATACTCGCAAGCAAACAATGCGAAGGCACCGGATTCTCCGCCGCTTGTGTCGACTCATGAAGGAAATAGAGAATGGGCCACAATACCCACTGCTAACGACGTTGCCGCTAGTGCTCCAG CAACaccgaataaaatttcaaaaattgaagttaCCTCCAGTGCCGTAAACGGCTCCTCAAACGCGGATGCTACCGATGGTTCAAAGCCAGTTGAAATACCGGCTCACTTTCCTCCGTACCCCGCTACTTTTACACCATCTTCGACGGCCTATCCCCCTGTATTCCCGCCGACAAATATTTCCGTTCCACCGCCGTCCGTCACGGCGATTAATCACATCGTCTCGGCTATGCATCCCTTCAATTCATCAGGTGCAATTCGACCGCCAGCACCAGCTCTCGCTCCACCCACGTTCCAACCCTTTCCATACCCTGCAGCGACAACATATTTTCAACCTGGGAACCCAGCACCGCCATCTACGACACAGAGAGCTTATTACCCGCCCTAA
- the LOC124182318 gene encoding uncharacterized protein LOC124182318, translating into MAQIFGEIVEPESRAFWDDDELDASQFQYQLRWSGDNVMPSSIKTFLIVEGSVVSDFTRMCSVGRGENEICIIEHGRFKASNIYKINNDLYACLVSPDLDAKHSTEFIATLTDFLLNAEKIITLTCQHVSSYKSDVAPILPSFLQSLSTKSGKSPLNDVERVKQPNIVHGIAAGVMSYAEIFELSAVLYVLYVEEFLLDSETAMPLVKLFSAIPGSLLHDPVFKQSSFSSRVIDLYYNHLRTFK; encoded by the exons ATGGCTCAAATTTTCGGTGAAATTGTTGAGCCGGAATCACGAGCCTTTTGGGACGACGACGAGCTCGATGCTTCGCAATT CCAGTATCAACTACGATGGTCCGGAGACAACGTGATGCCGTCGTCGATAAAGACTTTCCTTATTGTCGAAGGAAGCGTCGTATCTG ACTTCACGAGAATGTGCAGCGTCGGCAGAGGCGAGAACGAAATATGCATTATAGAGCATGGAAGATTCAAAGCatcgaatatttataaaatcaacAACGATTTGTACGCCTGTCTCGTCAGTCCGGATCTGGACGCGAAACACTCGACCGAATTCATTGCGACG TTGACGGATTTTCTGCTGAACGCCGAGAAGATAATAACTCTCACATGCCAGCACGTTTCGTCATACAAATCAGACGTCGCGCCGATTTTGCCGTCTTTTCTCCAATCGCTGTCCACTAAAAGCGGTAAATCGCCGTTGAATGACGTCGAACGTGTCAAACAACCCAATATAGTTCATGGAATTGCAGCTGGAG TAATGTCGTATGCTGAAATATTCGAACTCTCTGCTGTGCTGTACGTACTTTACGTGGAAGAGTTTCTACTTGATTCGGAGACAGCTATGCCCTTGGTGAAATTGTTTTCTGCCATTCCAGGTAGTCTATTACACGATCCAGTCTTCAAGCAGAGTAGTTTTAGCAGCAGAG TTATAGACCTATACTACAATCATCTTCGAACCTTCAAGTAA